From a region of the Georgenia yuyongxinii genome:
- a CDS encoding isochorismatase family protein, with the protein MLATTTSPWLGHISEEDVQLYDAAGFGRTAGFGTRPAVLVIDVQYRTLGHERAPIQEAMREYPTACGERGWPAVDRISEVLTAARSAGVPVLYPHVAPKDGDTPGGFRGKSPSLASPEPTAYEFPAETAPQPGDLVVPKDHPSAFFATRLLTHLVELGVDTVILTGATTSGCVRASAVDAFSYGFKVGVVADAVYDRTERVHAVSLFDLASKYADVVPAADAVSYLARAAR; encoded by the coding sequence ATGCTTGCGACAACGACGTCCCCGTGGCTGGGCCACATCTCCGAAGAAGACGTCCAACTCTACGACGCAGCCGGATTCGGGCGCACCGCCGGGTTCGGCACGCGCCCGGCGGTCCTGGTCATCGACGTGCAGTACCGCACGCTCGGGCATGAGCGCGCCCCGATCCAGGAGGCGATGCGCGAGTACCCCACGGCATGTGGCGAGCGCGGCTGGCCCGCTGTCGACCGGATCTCCGAGGTGCTCACCGCCGCCCGTTCGGCCGGGGTCCCCGTGCTCTACCCGCACGTGGCTCCCAAGGACGGCGACACCCCCGGCGGGTTCCGCGGCAAGTCGCCGAGCCTGGCCTCGCCCGAGCCGACGGCGTACGAGTTCCCGGCCGAGACGGCGCCGCAGCCGGGTGACCTGGTCGTGCCGAAGGACCACCCCAGCGCGTTCTTCGCCACCCGGCTGCTCACCCACCTGGTCGAGCTCGGCGTCGACACCGTCATCCTCACCGGCGCCACCACCAGCGGGTGCGTGCGCGCCTCCGCCGTCGACGCCTTCTCCTACGGGTTCAAGGTGGGTGTGGTCGCCGACGCCGTCTACGACCGCACCGAGCGCGTGCACGCGGTCTCCCTCTTCGACCTGGCGAGCAAGTACGCCGACGTCGTGCCCGCCGCCGACGCCGTCTCCTACCTGGCCCGGGCGGCCCGGTGA
- a CDS encoding dihydroorotase, translating into MTSTAPADLVIRGGIVARPRQQAVASDICIRDGRISAILEPGAPVDAKEVLDATGLTILPGVVDGHTHLGAGNGLEEYSTETGAAALGGVTTMFNILATGGAYGDMLAEHLESASAQSRIDFGFHLTLMTPEHLAELPALRERYDVGVYKYFMHFRGDEGKYLGVEGTDDGKMYQIFGDVSELDDLLFVHAENPEVVSYLRDGLQRAGRDDLAAWDDARPPYVEAEAVRRVAYLANELGTRVYLVHISSRESLEEIRTARGQFPDLDMSVETCPHYLTHTVDYSEGIVGKVNPPLRRADQVEPIWEAIADGTVDTVASDHVSRKRATKDGSIWSASAGFPGSPTILPVLLTHGHLERGIPLGRIAELTSARPAELLGLERKGDISVGFDADLTLVDLENERVADPEWLGTNSDYSIYAEQPLRGWARHTFVRGEHVVKDHELIAAPGTGRYVRGKDKA; encoded by the coding sequence ATGACGTCTACCGCCCCGGCGGACCTCGTCATCCGAGGCGGCATCGTCGCCCGACCGCGTCAGCAGGCGGTCGCGAGCGACATCTGTATCCGTGACGGCCGCATCAGCGCGATCCTCGAGCCGGGCGCGCCGGTGGACGCCAAGGAGGTGCTCGACGCCACCGGCCTCACCATCCTGCCCGGGGTGGTCGACGGGCACACCCACCTCGGCGCCGGCAACGGCCTGGAGGAGTACAGCACCGAGACCGGGGCCGCGGCCCTCGGCGGGGTGACCACCATGTTCAACATCCTCGCCACCGGCGGGGCCTACGGCGACATGCTCGCCGAGCACCTGGAGTCCGCCTCGGCACAGTCACGGATCGACTTCGGGTTCCACCTCACCTTGATGACGCCGGAGCACCTGGCCGAGCTCCCAGCGCTGCGCGAGCGCTACGACGTGGGTGTCTACAAGTACTTCATGCACTTCCGAGGCGACGAGGGCAAGTACCTCGGCGTCGAGGGCACCGACGACGGCAAGATGTACCAGATCTTCGGGGACGTCTCCGAGCTGGACGACCTGCTGTTCGTCCACGCCGAGAACCCGGAGGTCGTCTCGTACCTGCGGGACGGTCTGCAGCGTGCCGGCCGGGACGACCTGGCAGCGTGGGACGACGCCCGGCCCCCGTACGTGGAGGCCGAGGCGGTACGGCGCGTGGCGTACCTCGCCAACGAGCTGGGCACGCGCGTGTACCTCGTGCACATCAGCAGCCGCGAGTCCCTGGAGGAGATCCGCACGGCTCGGGGGCAGTTCCCCGACCTCGACATGTCCGTCGAGACCTGCCCGCACTACCTCACCCACACCGTCGACTACTCCGAGGGCATCGTGGGCAAGGTCAACCCGCCGCTGCGCCGGGCGGACCAGGTCGAGCCGATCTGGGAGGCGATCGCCGACGGGACCGTCGACACCGTCGCCTCCGACCACGTCAGCCGGAAGCGGGCCACGAAGGACGGCAGCATCTGGAGCGCGAGCGCGGGCTTCCCCGGCTCACCCACGATCCTGCCCGTCCTGCTCACCCACGGGCACCTCGAGCGCGGCATCCCGCTGGGGCGCATCGCGGAGCTGACCAGCGCGCGCCCCGCCGAGCTGCTCGGCCTCGAGCGCAAGGGCGACATCTCCGTCGGCTTCGACGCCGACCTGACCCTCGTCGACCTCGAGAACGAGCGCGTCGCCGACCCCGAGTGGCTCGGCACCAACTCCGACTACTCGATCTACGCCGAGCAACCGCTGCGAGGTTGGGCCCGGCACACCTTCGTGCGCGGGGAGCACGTCGTGAAGGACCACGAGCTGATCGCCGCACCGGGCACCGGCCGGTACGTGCGTGGAAAGGACAAGGCATGA
- a CDS encoding acyl-CoA thioesterase domain-containing protein, protein MMARAPASVFVELSESWSLGAMFGGAVAAGLVGAGARALGGSWVPLMVAVSFHRPVPTGVLPAGVETVHRGRTTATTRLVLGEQKALASAHVTWGAPERLVRTDAVEPAELPPAAEPAFGDLSPMADFRLVGGWPAGTRSGAARGVVDAWIRPRHEWWYEAGGRRVLDPRWYLVAADVIGPALLAAGVLGPFRVATVSLAVAVHALTSSTWLRQRVTARMCGDLAVGQVELVDASGTVVATATQHALLSPAQATELPVAVTGFGWGGPRPAS, encoded by the coding sequence ATGATGGCAAGAGCCCCCGCGAGTGTCTTCGTCGAGCTCAGCGAGTCGTGGTCGCTCGGCGCGATGTTCGGCGGTGCGGTCGCCGCCGGCCTGGTGGGAGCCGGGGCGCGCGCCTTGGGCGGAAGCTGGGTGCCGCTCATGGTGGCCGTGAGCTTCCACCGTCCCGTGCCGACGGGGGTGCTGCCGGCCGGCGTCGAGACGGTCCATCGTGGCCGTACCACGGCGACCACCCGGCTGGTCCTGGGTGAGCAGAAGGCGCTGGCCAGCGCCCATGTCACGTGGGGGGCGCCGGAGCGCCTCGTGCGGACCGACGCCGTCGAGCCGGCCGAGCTGCCACCGGCTGCCGAGCCGGCTTTCGGTGACCTCTCGCCGATGGCGGACTTCCGGCTGGTCGGTGGGTGGCCCGCGGGCACACGTTCGGGTGCGGCTCGCGGTGTGGTCGATGCCTGGATCCGGCCGCGCCACGAGTGGTGGTACGAGGCCGGCGGGCGCCGCGTGTTGGATCCGCGCTGGTACCTCGTGGCCGCGGACGTGATCGGCCCGGCGCTCCTCGCCGCGGGGGTGTTAGGGCCGTTCCGTGTCGCCACGGTGTCGCTCGCGGTCGCCGTGCACGCGTTGACGAGCTCGACATGGCTGCGGCAGCGCGTCACCGCCCGAATGTGCGGCGACCTGGCTGTCGGGCAGGTGGAGCTGGTGGACGCCAGCGGCACCGTGGTCGCCACCGCGACACAGCACGCGCTGCTGAGCCCGGCGCAGGCGACCGAGCTCCCGGTAGCCGTGACGGGGTTCGGTTGGGGTGGGCCCCGTCCAGCTTCGTGA
- a CDS encoding LLM class flavin-dependent oxidoreductase, which produces MKFDYLFTMDNPGNVYRYGDLLDMATEQIVFLDEAGFGTLWQGEHHFGGEGYEINPNPVLAGAYAAGITKNLRLGTGAVTPPFWHPLRLAEDLALLDQFSKGRLDVGVARGIQPREATNFNLAGDRRDEEKNWRFFLEQLDIIKKAWTQEGFTHEGEFYRFPHPGVKDSATWYPRNPLWRDENDEYVGMSIIPKPYQKPYPSMWNLLDKTPGFKRSAEERMNVITWLRSREGLREVMDVYQEALSETLGRPALRGEGVSLMRMVYVAETDEQAHREARQPIEQLYNYVGGVRPRDMFANPGEKLTDEEQTGSWWDFLYPREHLFIGSPETVRAQIEHLNSEYGVDRVVLWSWIPGLTQEQVMRSNTLFADEVMPHFGRECLPAVTPAMPENFGPLTGD; this is translated from the coding sequence ATGAAGTTCGACTACCTCTTTACGATGGACAACCCCGGCAACGTGTACCGGTACGGGGACCTGCTCGACATGGCGACCGAGCAGATCGTCTTCCTGGACGAGGCCGGCTTCGGCACCTTGTGGCAGGGGGAACACCACTTCGGTGGTGAGGGGTACGAGATCAACCCCAACCCTGTTCTTGCCGGAGCCTACGCCGCCGGCATCACGAAGAACCTGCGCTTGGGCACCGGCGCGGTCACGCCGCCGTTCTGGCACCCGCTTCGCCTCGCCGAGGATCTGGCCCTCCTGGACCAGTTCAGCAAGGGCCGGCTCGACGTCGGCGTGGCCCGTGGGATCCAGCCGCGCGAGGCGACCAACTTCAACCTGGCCGGGGACCGCCGCGACGAGGAGAAAAACTGGCGGTTCTTCCTCGAGCAGCTCGACATCATCAAGAAGGCCTGGACGCAGGAGGGCTTCACCCACGAGGGCGAGTTCTACCGCTTCCCGCACCCTGGGGTGAAGGACTCCGCCACCTGGTACCCCCGGAACCCGCTGTGGCGCGACGAGAACGACGAGTACGTCGGCATGTCGATCATCCCCAAGCCGTACCAGAAGCCGTACCCCTCGATGTGGAACCTGCTCGACAAGACGCCCGGCTTCAAGCGGAGCGCCGAGGAGCGGATGAACGTGATCACGTGGCTTCGCTCCCGCGAGGGGCTGCGCGAGGTGATGGACGTCTACCAGGAGGCGCTCAGCGAGACCCTCGGTCGCCCGGCGTTGCGCGGCGAGGGCGTCTCGCTCATGCGGATGGTCTACGTGGCCGAGACCGACGAGCAGGCACACCGGGAGGCCCGCCAGCCCATCGAGCAGCTGTACAACTACGTCGGCGGCGTGCGCCCGCGCGACATGTTCGCCAACCCGGGTGAGAAGCTCACCGACGAGGAGCAGACCGGCTCGTGGTGGGACTTCCTCTACCCGCGCGAGCACCTGTTCATCGGCTCCCCGGAGACCGTGCGCGCCCAGATCGAGCACCTGAACTCCGAGTACGGCGTCGACCGCGTCGTGCTGTGGTCCTGGATCCCGGGGCTCACGCAGGAGCAGGTCATGCGTTCGAACACCTTGTTCGCCGACGAGGTCATGCCCCACTTCGGCCGCGAGTGCCTTCCCGCGGTCACGCCCGCGATGCCCGAGAACTTCGGCCCGCTGACGGGAGACTGA
- a CDS encoding amidohydrolase family protein translates to MRVDWHSHVWEPRHLGPTWGPELDANVGAHPSRDGSWEAHQLAMAEGEIDAAVVVALVACEIDLDIPNEYVAEYAATHPGRIVGFGSVDPADPHAVARVHHAADLGLRGLKLSPPYQGFHPHSDAAWAVYTAAADRGLALMFHQGGVFLRGGALEYAQPILLDRVARSFRDTSIIIAHAGQPWSHETAAVMFKNPNVWTDLSARYGRPHQLATILRGLTDYGVGERVLFGSDFPIYTPADCIRQLRDLVLSPPAGAPPVEPPLVDQILDARPLSILFPDLHPALSAERKDPS, encoded by the coding sequence GTGAGGGTCGACTGGCACTCGCACGTCTGGGAGCCGCGACACCTCGGCCCCACCTGGGGACCGGAGCTCGACGCGAACGTCGGCGCGCACCCCAGCCGGGACGGGTCCTGGGAGGCCCACCAGCTCGCCATGGCCGAGGGCGAGATCGACGCCGCCGTGGTGGTCGCGCTCGTGGCGTGCGAGATCGACCTCGACATCCCGAACGAGTACGTCGCCGAGTACGCCGCGACGCACCCCGGGCGGATCGTCGGCTTCGGCAGCGTCGACCCCGCCGATCCCCACGCCGTCGCCCGCGTCCACCACGCCGCAGACCTCGGCCTGCGCGGGCTGAAGCTCTCCCCGCCCTACCAGGGCTTCCACCCGCACAGCGACGCCGCGTGGGCGGTGTACACCGCCGCCGCCGACCGGGGGCTGGCGCTGATGTTCCACCAGGGAGGGGTCTTCCTGCGCGGGGGTGCCCTGGAGTACGCCCAGCCGATCCTGCTCGATCGGGTCGCCCGCAGCTTCCGCGACACCTCCATCATCATCGCCCACGCCGGCCAGCCCTGGAGCCATGAGACGGCGGCGGTGATGTTCAAGAACCCCAACGTGTGGACCGATCTGTCCGCCCGTTACGGCCGTCCGCACCAGCTCGCCACGATCCTGCGCGGGCTCACCGACTACGGGGTGGGCGAACGCGTGCTCTTCGGCTCCGACTTCCCGATCTACACGCCGGCGGACTGCATCCGCCAGCTCCGCGACCTCGTCTTGTCCCCGCCTGCCGGCGCCCCGCCGGTCGAACCCCCGCTCGTCGACCAGATTCTCGACGCGCGGCCCCTCAGCATCCTCTTCCCTGACCTGCACCCCGCGCTGAGCGCAGAACGAAAGGACCCATCATGA